One stretch of Arachis duranensis cultivar V14167 chromosome 1, aradu.V14167.gnm2.J7QH, whole genome shotgun sequence DNA includes these proteins:
- the LOC110279537 gene encoding uncharacterized protein LOC110279537: protein MQGGCIADIGSCGTGFDSASGSVRTKKFRTKGSELADRKGEKNKAMPRAPSIRCSSIDEALSLSSRARCNKG, encoded by the coding sequence ATGCAAGGAGGATGTATAGCTGATATAGGATCTTGTGGAACAGGATTTGATTCTGCAAGCGGTTCGGTACGAACGAAGAAATTTCGAACAAAAGGATCGGAACTCGCTGATAGGAAAGGAGAGAAAAACAAAGCAATGCCAAGAGCTCCGTCAATCCGCTGTTCATCGATAGACGAAGCTCTCTCTTTATCATCTCGCGCCAGATGCAACAAAGGATGA